One genomic window of uncultured delta proteobacterium includes the following:
- a CDS encoding conserved hypothetical protein (Evidence 4 : Homologs of previously reported genes of unknown function): MTPQEFGELIRAHREAKGLGIEELASRFKLSVSTVRGIEEGSLDRMPHAVYAKGFVRAYAQAVGVSPEDLQNGLSTLFPEEMFADVPTVPGPVSGKAPSPGNRGRAASIFLSLLVLVLVGAAGWYAFSHFDALKGLVTHSFSAASPESDSPRPGSGNASATTQSGAVSPSAGSVSAHPASAASGPAVAARTVPAPEPQSPMSPPTSPRTQEQPRDTLAQQPVAVQDSPRDAQPVPPAASPATEAPLAGGKQIALDATEECWVQASVDGSPSRTFTVYPGETSILPYKTKLVLVLGNAGGVVITHNGKPYAHNSKRNEKKTLTFQ, encoded by the coding sequence ATGACACCACAGGAGTTCGGAGAGCTCATCCGCGCGCACCGCGAGGCAAAAGGGCTGGGCATCGAGGAGTTGGCCTCGCGCTTCAAGCTTTCGGTCAGCACGGTTCGCGGGATTGAAGAAGGGTCTCTTGACCGCATGCCGCACGCCGTTTACGCGAAAGGGTTTGTCCGCGCGTATGCCCAGGCGGTCGGCGTTTCGCCGGAGGATTTGCAGAACGGCCTCAGCACGCTTTTCCCCGAAGAGATGTTCGCGGACGTGCCGACCGTTCCCGGGCCCGTCAGCGGCAAAGCGCCCAGTCCGGGGAATCGCGGCCGGGCCGCTTCCATTTTTCTTTCATTGCTCGTTCTTGTCCTGGTCGGCGCGGCCGGATGGTACGCGTTTTCGCATTTTGACGCCCTGAAAGGGTTGGTCACGCATTCTTTCTCCGCAGCCTCCCCGGAAAGCGATTCTCCCCGCCCGGGCAGCGGGAACGCCTCCGCGACCACGCAATCCGGAGCCGTGTCCCCTTCGGCGGGTTCCGTATCCGCCCATCCGGCATCCGCGGCCTCCGGTCCCGCTGTTGCCGCGCGGACCGTCCCGGCTCCGGAACCGCAGAGCCCAATGTCTCCCCCAACGTCTCCCCGGACGCAAGAGCAGCCCAGGGACACCCTTGCGCAGCAACCCGTTGCCGTGCAAGACTCCCCCAGAGACGCGCAGCCGGTTCCGCCCGCCGCGTCCCCTGCAACGGAAGCTCCCCTTGCGGGCGGGAAGCAGATAGCCCTTGACGCGACCGAAGAATGCTGGGTTCAGGCTTCGGTCGACGGCAGCCCCTCGCGCACGTTCACGGTGTATCCGGGGGAAACCTCGATTTTGCCTTACAAGACCAAGCTGGTCCTGGTCCTCGGCAACGCGGGCGGCGTGGTCATCACGCACAACGGCAAGCCCTATGCCCACAACAGCAAGCGTAATGAGAAGAAGACCCTCACGTTTCAATAA
- the recO gene encoding DNA repair protein RecO, protein MEFTDKVLILRVGRFRETDLWVRFLSPKRGLMSAFAFGGSRSRRRFSGCLDLFNEVLFSVKTTRNGLYNALQEGVLIRAPRKLRDDWRRLGIAVNCAKFVEAFGIAPDSAEKAHAALSHTLEFLEGDTGPLPSFPVLFRAKIAFEQGYALDLVRCSRCGTALADFSHAGFSVREGGFSCASCMRREREGKFLFVGHETLDALAHVQEYSPLHWSEGAMESLSPRGQRDFAQIVDAFIEHHVGLRWHNNRFIRV, encoded by the coding sequence ATGGAATTCACTGACAAGGTACTTATCCTGCGTGTCGGGCGGTTTCGCGAAACGGACCTTTGGGTCCGTTTTCTTTCGCCCAAGCGCGGGCTCATGTCCGCCTTCGCTTTTGGGGGATCGCGCAGCCGCCGCCGTTTTTCGGGCTGTCTCGATCTTTTCAACGAGGTGCTTTTCAGCGTCAAGACGACCCGGAACGGTTTGTATAACGCGTTGCAGGAAGGCGTTCTCATCCGCGCCCCGCGCAAACTGCGCGACGACTGGCGGCGCCTCGGGATAGCCGTCAACTGCGCCAAATTCGTGGAGGCTTTCGGCATAGCGCCGGACAGCGCGGAAAAGGCACACGCGGCGCTAAGCCATACCCTTGAGTTCCTGGAAGGAGATACGGGGCCTTTGCCAAGTTTTCCCGTGCTTTTCCGGGCGAAGATAGCCTTTGAGCAGGGCTACGCGCTGGATCTTGTCCGGTGTTCGCGGTGCGGCACGGCTCTGGCGGACTTTAGCCATGCCGGTTTTTCCGTGCGCGAGGGGGGCTTTTCCTGCGCGTCCTGCATGCGGCGGGAACGGGAAGGGAAATTTTTGTTTGTGGGGCACGAAACGCTTGACGCTTTGGCCCATGTGCAGGAATATTCCCCGTTGCACTGGAGCGAAGGCGCCATGGAATCGCTTTCTCCCAGGGGGCAGAGAGATTTCGCCCAGATCGTGGATGCGTTCATTGAGCATCACGTCGGGCTCAGATGGCATAACAACCGGTTCATCCGGGTTTGA